The Chryseobacterium indologenes genomic sequence CATATTACAGATTTTTGTTTCGCATTGAGTAATCATTATGTATGGGACGCAGCAAGTGTTCAGCTAAAAACGAAAAGAGCAAGCGTTCAGGCAGGTTACAAAGCCGGGGCAAAAGATTTTGAACAATATGTTGGCTGGATGCGCTATAATCTTGATTGGTTTTCCAAAAACTGGCCGGGAGTAGAGTATCCGTACAATGTGATGACGGCTATTCAGGGATATGCAGATATGGAATACCCGATGATGATTAATGATACCAGTATCCCTGACGACCTTAAAGACGCCAGACTTACTGCAGATCACGAGATTGCCCATACCTATTTTCCTTTCTACATGGGAATCAATGAAACAAGATATGCCTATATGGATGAAGGCTGGGCCACAACCCTTGAGTATCTTATCGGAATCGATGAGAACGGTGAAAAAGCAGCCAAAGATTTTTATAAAAACTTCAGGGTTAAAAAGTGGATTACCGATGCTTCTGCTGAGCAGGACCAGCCCGTAATCACGATGAGCACACAGGTGAGCGGTCCCGGATACGGAAATAATTCATATGTAAAAGCCTCCTTATCCTATCTGGCTCTGAAAGATTATCTGGGAGATGAGGTTTTTAAAAAAGCGTTACACCACTATATGGATAACTGGAATGGAAAACATCCGGTTCCATGGGATTATTTCAATTCGATGAATGCAGGTTCCGGGAAAAATCTGAACTGGTTTTTCCAAAATTGGTTTTATACCAATAATTATATAGACCTGAAAGTGTCACAGGTATCCCAAATGAACGATTTGCTTACCGTGAATGTTGCCAATATCGGAGGTTTTGCCATTCCGTTTGATGCGGTATTGTCTTATGAAGACGGTACCACGGAAAAGTTGCATTTTTCACCTTCGGTTTGGGAAAAGGACCAAAAGCTCACAGATCTTGTGATTCCTATCAAGAAAAAAGTGAAATCAGTACAATTGGACGGCGATATTTTCATGGATTATACTCCTGAGGATAATACCAAAACATTATAAAATATAAAGCCTTCAGTTCATCTGAAGGTTTTTTTTATTTAAAAATAAGCGGTAAGTCTTAATCCAAGGGTGAAATAATTGATTTTCTCTTTGGCAGTCATATTATTTAACTGATCGTTCAGGTCATCACTAGACTCAATGGTATCACTGAAATAATACCGTATAGAAGATTTGATCTCATTGTAATCAGAATATAAAGTGACTCCCAATCCCGGATTGAATTTATAGGTTAAGGAAGCTCCGGTATTCCAGCGGAAAGCAGGCTTGGGTTTGTATCTAGCAATTTCAAGCTCATGAGTAGGAGTGTCTATATTATCACTCTTTATAAAAACTTTACCACTTGAGGTGGCAGAATAGCCGGCAGTTGCTTTTAAGGTAAGCTGCCATTTATCCGAAAATTCATGAGAGTAGTAAGGGCCTGCGCCGGCACCAAGAAAACCTAATGACTGAGTAATGATGCTGTAATCTCCAAAATCTTCTCCGTCATCTAAAGTAGCTTTTAATGGTTTGATCGGGAAGCTGCTGAAACTGATGTCTCCACCTATACCCCATTTTTTTGAAAAGAAATATGCCCCTTCTAATCCACCTTCAAAACCGATCTGTTTTTTATCATCCAGATCAGATTCTTTCAGGAAGTTGGTTGTAGCAAGGGCTGATCCCAGTTTAATAGACAGGAAGGAAGGATAGTCATTCCCCTGTATCCTTGATAAAAGACTTAGATTGTCTCCTTTGTTCTTATATATTTTATCGATAAAAAAATAGCCTAATTCCGTAGATAAGATTCCGATTCCGGCACCTGCCAGAACATCAGGAATCCAATGCCTGTTATTCAGGTTACGGCCAAGTCCGGTAAGGGCAGCACTTCCGTATCCTGCGATGCTGTATCCAGGGTTTACCATACCATATTCTTTGTGTAAAAAGCTTGCATTAGTAAACGCCATTGCGGTATGACCTGATGGAAATGAATTATTTTTAGAACCGTCAGGACGCTCAACTTTTGCCGTGTATTTGATGGAATTGACTAAAATCCCCATGATAGCTAAACTGGTTACATAAGAAAGCGTTGCTCTTCCCAGGTTATTCCGGCCTTTTACACCGGCTAATTTTAATCCGTAAACAGCTGCTGCAGGAGCGTATTGAAGATAGTCATCATATTTTGCCTTAAAAGTAGGAAGGTAACGATTGCGGACTTCCCGAATATTTTCTTTCTCTCCCCAGGTCGCTGCTGCTGCAGTAAAAAGAATAGCAGGGGCTACAGATTTTTTTACCCATTCTTTCTTGAAAAAAGGAGTTTTAATCTGCTGGGTACTATCTGCGCTTATGAGAGCAAGGTCTTTCTGAAGATTTCTGGATTGTACGGTATCTTGTGCCTGATAGCAACATAGGTTCAATAATAGGCCTGTTGCTATTACTATTTTTTTCATCGTTAGGGTCCCTGATTTTTAACGTCGCAAAATTATAAAAAAAATCTATCTCAGTACTAGAGATAGACTTTTTTTAGTGAAATAAGTGATTTTTTTTAATAATATTAACAAATCTGTAGATTGTGATACAGTATTAATAAAGTCTTAGACCGGATC encodes the following:
- a CDS encoding M1 family metallopeptidase, with the translated sequence MKRIFSGVLVAVSLLQLPAQELYMPRNIKKAYEKGTRDISGAPGKNYWQNKGVYNVEVKVDATTKTVSGKETIMYTNNSPDHLNDLAIRFVNNLHKPESPRSGSVSKDFLSSGLKIKSFIVNNEKYDINSDEWGTVEKVKLKSALQSKSKSEIKIEWEYPLSLQSGREGQIDPETFYVAYSFPRISVYDDYNGWDMLPHSDRQEFYNDFNDYSFQISAPKNYVVWATGDFLNPEAVLQPEYLKRYKASLKSDQVMHIASEQEMKSGKVTKQNKWNVWKFKANHITDFCFALSNHYVWDAASVQLKTKRASVQAGYKAGAKDFEQYVGWMRYNLDWFSKNWPGVEYPYNVMTAIQGYADMEYPMMINDTSIPDDLKDARLTADHEIAHTYFPFYMGINETRYAYMDEGWATTLEYLIGIDENGEKAAKDFYKNFRVKKWITDASAEQDQPVITMSTQVSGPGYGNNSYVKASLSYLALKDYLGDEVFKKALHHYMDNWNGKHPVPWDYFNSMNAGSGKNLNWFFQNWFYTNNYIDLKVSQVSQMNDLLTVNVANIGGFAIPFDAVLSYEDGTTEKLHFSPSVWEKDQKLTDLVIPIKKKVKSVQLDGDIFMDYTPEDNTKTL
- a CDS encoding phosphatase PAP2 family protein, with translation MKKIVIATGLLLNLCCYQAQDTVQSRNLQKDLALISADSTQQIKTPFFKKEWVKKSVAPAILFTAAAATWGEKENIREVRNRYLPTFKAKYDDYLQYAPAAAVYGLKLAGVKGRNNLGRATLSYVTSLAIMGILVNSIKYTAKVERPDGSKNNSFPSGHTAMAFTNASFLHKEYGMVNPGYSIAGYGSAALTGLGRNLNNRHWIPDVLAGAGIGILSTELGYFFIDKIYKNKGDNLSLLSRIQGNDYPSFLSIKLGSALATTNFLKESDLDDKKQIGFEGGLEGAYFFSKKWGIGGDISFSSFPIKPLKATLDDGEDFGDYSIITQSLGFLGAGAGPYYSHEFSDKWQLTLKATAGYSATSSGKVFIKSDNIDTPTHELEIARYKPKPAFRWNTGASLTYKFNPGLGVTLYSDYNEIKSSIRYYFSDTIESSDDLNDQLNNMTAKEKINYFTLGLRLTAYF